The following proteins are encoded in a genomic region of Alosa alosa isolate M-15738 ecotype Scorff River chromosome 10, AALO_Geno_1.1, whole genome shotgun sequence:
- the def6b gene encoding differentially expressed in FDCP 6 homolog isoform X1 yields the protein MELRAELLKSIWHAFTSLDVGESGKVSKSQLKVLSHNLCTALCITHDKQALELHFRDDDDGPVSSQGYMPYLNTYILDKAVEGTFKKEEVDRLCWTLCSTKNYHPEKHGSSALSKNDAFHLWCLFNFLSEDKYPLVLVPEEVEYLIKKICSAMSVELSCVDIEDFICQNDMQSGVNVWAFLDLINSGVVTRGVDRESITMAIEEVYGEIVGNTLKEGYLWKKGHLRRNWTERWFSLKVSSLSYYTSEDRKECKGVIELDQNCCVEVLPDREGKRCMFCVKTLSKTYEMSAPDTKQRQEWTTAIQTAIRLCVEGKTSLHRELKLRRRDQREERERRRATKEEELRRLRLLQDEREQRLVELELLQEAQRQAQATLEQEEQKRRLQHEQLQRALQEQLQEAEEARANMQAEMAAKEAEAERQQRRIRELEAMQVQLEEALQLEIRARQDEEACRKTQARLLAEEEDKMKALLTLQEEQEDFILRTQREKQELRQEMENKSKALEEAQQQLEKVRASRHRVDQDIAAAQRKLRQASTSVKHWNIQMNRLMHPIGPGGVCVERRASIGGTPTTPTRLPSLRDSGLRLSLKCADKEDRKESQTGAYSNSRPVEESDASGDDTGIPMQTSNGSIESAN from the exons ATGGAGCTTCGCGCGGAACTACTAAAGTCAATCTGGCATGCCTTCACCTCGCTAGACGTGGGAGAGAGCGGCAAAGTGTCTAAGTCCCAGCTAAAG GTCCTCTCCCACAACCTATGTACCGCCCTGTGCATCACCCATGACAAGCAGGCTCTGGAGCTGCACTTCAGGGACGATGATGACGGGCCTGTCTCAAGTCAAGGCTACATGCCCTACCTCAACACCTACATCCTAGACAAG GCTGTGGAAGGGACATTCAAGAAGGAGGAGGTCGACAGGCTCTGCTGGACGCTTTGCTCTACAAAGAACTACCATCCTGAGAAACATGGCTCCAGCGCTTTATCTAAGAATGATGCCTTCCACCTCTGGTGTCTATTTAACTTCCTGTCTGAGGACAAGTACCCTCTGGTGTTGGTCCCTGAGGAG GTGGAGTACCTGATAAAGAAGATCTGCTCGGCCATGAGTGTGGAGCTGAGCTGTGTCGACATCGAGGACTTCATTTGCCAGAATGACATGCAGAGTGGCGTCAATGTTTGGGCCTTCCTGGATCTGATTAATTCTGGAGTTGTCACAAGAGGCGTTGATAGAGAATCCATTACCATGGCGATTGAAGAGGTCTATGGCGAGATAGTGGGCAATACTTTGAAAGAG gGATACTTGTGGAAGAAGGGCCATCTTCGTCGAAACTGGACAGAGCGATGGTTTTCGCTGAAGGTGAGCTCACTGTCCTACTACACCAGTGAGGACCGCAAAGAGTGTAAAGGTGTCATCGAGCTGGACCAAAACTGCTGTGTAGAG GTGCTGCCAgacagggagggaaagagatgtATGTTTTGTGTCAAGACACTCTCCAAAACCTATGAGATGAGCGCACCTGACACCAAACAGAGGCAAGAGTGGACCACAG CCATTCAGACAGCCATCcgtctgtgtgtggaggggaagaCCTCCCTGCACCGGGAGCTGAAACTGCGGCGGCGTGACCAGCGCGAGGAACGCGAGAGGAGACGCGCGACCAAAGAGGAGGAGCTGCGGCGCCTGCGCCTCCTCCAGGACGAGCGGGAGCAGCGGCTGGTGGAGCTGGAGCTCCTGCAGGAGGCGCAACGGCAGGCCCAGGCCACgctggagcaggaggagcagaagAGGCGCCTGCAGCACGAGCAGCTGCAGAGGGCCCTGCAGGAGCAGCTACAGGAGGccgaggag gctcgGGCAAACATGCAGGCGGAGATGGCCGCTAAGGAGGCAGAGGCGGAGCGTCAGCAGCGGCGGATCCGTGAGCTGGAGGCCATGCAGGTCCAGCTGGAGGAGGCGCTGCAGCTGGAGATCAGAGCCCGGCAGGACGAGGAGGCCTGCCGCAAGACACAGGCCCG ACTGCTGGCTGAGGAAGAGGATAAGATGAAGGCCTTGCTGACCCtccaggaggagcaggaggactTTATTCTCCGTACCCAGCGAGAGAAGCAGGAGCTCAGGCAGGAGATGGAGAACAAGTCCAAGGCTTTGGAGGAGGCCCAGCAGCAGCTGGAGAAAGTCAGGGCTAGCCGCCACAGAGTGGATCAGGACATTGCG GCTGCCCAGAGGAAACTACGCCAGGCCAGCACCAGTGTCAAGCACTGGAACATCCAGATGAACAGACTCATGCATCCCATCGgacctggaggtgtgtgtgtag AAAGAAGAGCCTCTATCGGGGGAACTCCCACCACGCCGACACGTCTGCCATCCCTCAGGGACTCGGGGCTGCGTCTGTCATTGAAGTGCGCCGATAAAGAGGACAGAAAAGAGTCGCAGACGGGTGCTTATAGCAACAGCAGGCCTGTGGAGGAGAGTGACGCCTCTGGCGACGACACAGGAATTCCTATGCAAACCTCCAATGGGAGTATAGAGTCTGCCAACTGA
- the def6b gene encoding differentially expressed in FDCP 6 homolog isoform X2, producing MELRAELLKSIWHAFTSLDVGESGKVSKSQLKVLSHNLCTALCITHDKQALELHFRDDDDGPVSSQGYMPYLNTYILDKAVEGTFKKEEVDRLCWTLCSTKNYHPEKHGSSALSKNDAFHLWCLFNFLSEDKYPLVLVPEEVEYLIKKICSAMSVELSCVDIEDFICQNDMQSGVNVWAFLDLINSGVVTRGVDRESITMAIEEVYGEIVGNTLKEGYLWKKGHLRRNWTERWFSLKVSSLSYYTSEDRKECKGVIELDQNCCVEVLPDREGKRCMFCVKTLSKTYEMSAPDTKQRQEWTTAIQTAIRLCVEGKTSLHRELKLRRRDQREERERRRATKEEELRRLRLLQDEREQRLVELELLQEAQRQAQATLEQEEQKRRLQHEQLQRALQEQLQEAEEARANMQAEMAAKEAEAERQQRRIRELEAMQVQLEEALQLEIRARQDEEACRKTQARLLAEEEDKMKALLTLQEEQEDFILRTQREKQELRQEMENKSKALEEAQQQLEKVRASRHRVDQDIAAAQRKLRQASTSVKHWNIQMNRLMHPIGPGERRASIGGTPTTPTRLPSLRDSGLRLSLKCADKEDRKESQTGAYSNSRPVEESDASGDDTGIPMQTSNGSIESAN from the exons ATGGAGCTTCGCGCGGAACTACTAAAGTCAATCTGGCATGCCTTCACCTCGCTAGACGTGGGAGAGAGCGGCAAAGTGTCTAAGTCCCAGCTAAAG GTCCTCTCCCACAACCTATGTACCGCCCTGTGCATCACCCATGACAAGCAGGCTCTGGAGCTGCACTTCAGGGACGATGATGACGGGCCTGTCTCAAGTCAAGGCTACATGCCCTACCTCAACACCTACATCCTAGACAAG GCTGTGGAAGGGACATTCAAGAAGGAGGAGGTCGACAGGCTCTGCTGGACGCTTTGCTCTACAAAGAACTACCATCCTGAGAAACATGGCTCCAGCGCTTTATCTAAGAATGATGCCTTCCACCTCTGGTGTCTATTTAACTTCCTGTCTGAGGACAAGTACCCTCTGGTGTTGGTCCCTGAGGAG GTGGAGTACCTGATAAAGAAGATCTGCTCGGCCATGAGTGTGGAGCTGAGCTGTGTCGACATCGAGGACTTCATTTGCCAGAATGACATGCAGAGTGGCGTCAATGTTTGGGCCTTCCTGGATCTGATTAATTCTGGAGTTGTCACAAGAGGCGTTGATAGAGAATCCATTACCATGGCGATTGAAGAGGTCTATGGCGAGATAGTGGGCAATACTTTGAAAGAG gGATACTTGTGGAAGAAGGGCCATCTTCGTCGAAACTGGACAGAGCGATGGTTTTCGCTGAAGGTGAGCTCACTGTCCTACTACACCAGTGAGGACCGCAAAGAGTGTAAAGGTGTCATCGAGCTGGACCAAAACTGCTGTGTAGAG GTGCTGCCAgacagggagggaaagagatgtATGTTTTGTGTCAAGACACTCTCCAAAACCTATGAGATGAGCGCACCTGACACCAAACAGAGGCAAGAGTGGACCACAG CCATTCAGACAGCCATCcgtctgtgtgtggaggggaagaCCTCCCTGCACCGGGAGCTGAAACTGCGGCGGCGTGACCAGCGCGAGGAACGCGAGAGGAGACGCGCGACCAAAGAGGAGGAGCTGCGGCGCCTGCGCCTCCTCCAGGACGAGCGGGAGCAGCGGCTGGTGGAGCTGGAGCTCCTGCAGGAGGCGCAACGGCAGGCCCAGGCCACgctggagcaggaggagcagaagAGGCGCCTGCAGCACGAGCAGCTGCAGAGGGCCCTGCAGGAGCAGCTACAGGAGGccgaggag gctcgGGCAAACATGCAGGCGGAGATGGCCGCTAAGGAGGCAGAGGCGGAGCGTCAGCAGCGGCGGATCCGTGAGCTGGAGGCCATGCAGGTCCAGCTGGAGGAGGCGCTGCAGCTGGAGATCAGAGCCCGGCAGGACGAGGAGGCCTGCCGCAAGACACAGGCCCG ACTGCTGGCTGAGGAAGAGGATAAGATGAAGGCCTTGCTGACCCtccaggaggagcaggaggactTTATTCTCCGTACCCAGCGAGAGAAGCAGGAGCTCAGGCAGGAGATGGAGAACAAGTCCAAGGCTTTGGAGGAGGCCCAGCAGCAGCTGGAGAAAGTCAGGGCTAGCCGCCACAGAGTGGATCAGGACATTGCG GCTGCCCAGAGGAAACTACGCCAGGCCAGCACCAGTGTCAAGCACTGGAACATCCAGATGAACAGACTCATGCATCCCATCGgacctggag AAAGAAGAGCCTCTATCGGGGGAACTCCCACCACGCCGACACGTCTGCCATCCCTCAGGGACTCGGGGCTGCGTCTGTCATTGAAGTGCGCCGATAAAGAGGACAGAAAAGAGTCGCAGACGGGTGCTTATAGCAACAGCAGGCCTGTGGAGGAGAGTGACGCCTCTGGCGACGACACAGGAATTCCTATGCAAACCTCCAATGGGAGTATAGAGTCTGCCAACTGA